One genomic window of Megachile rotundata isolate GNS110a chromosome 12, iyMegRotu1, whole genome shotgun sequence includes the following:
- the Pde8 gene encoding phosphodiesterase 8 isoform X3, which yields MASPSNECFFATEDETPDIFNNGKSEYDILEKPPFKEVPTGDEAVDHSTVKGAQEIGTYPLTNSVPDLIKILLVFPKDDQQMDILATTSRRLGWSVSVAKDAEEAVEFFQNRGHELVIIDHRGQRGTQADAICRAIRSSPVYHNTVVIALVKKSYFMHTEKDKIVSLDLLEIGFTRALMECSHEGILINELVGIYTSTLLPRTQLAAADALYVALDRCRDMVHVTNDKHIVQFVNKISEKLLGYTITEILGKNISEIVLYENFVVMEQQISKGHEFEGNMNCKRKNNQMLTLNCRIVPFSITLKKPTHYIYVYDTMYLSENIDPSVDKDQQPGLPKQSTVATQRRTSDMKSGTSDSRRRSSLRKLYSLQLEAPITKVITLLSNAITESTNPETAAQIDKAIEMLKTTELYVPHLREDKTFTDPVATDLVGALLAKSPRKPWESRRSSVESARLSTYKAVALTSGSSRMQIKGFRGPQEIAEILDKCLDWNFDVFKLEVLTEKRPLLFLGMTIMNLYRVPARLGCDEKVVQNWLTVIEMNYRSTNCYHNSTHAADVLQATARFMQSETLKQILEPLDEVAALIASAAHDLDHPGRSSQFLCNADSKLAILYNDLSVLESHHAALTFKLSLEEDSANIFKNLERDTYKLVRQIVIDMILATEMTKHFEHLARFMNVCSSRVTDNQMEAYSGNLDMSVVLQPENVVLVKRMMIKCADVSNPTRPLKYCIEWARRIAEEYFSQTDEEKRLKLPVLMPMFDRQTCSIPKSQIGFVDYIINDMIETWDGQYTFLRLCYSFTVHLQNTLYFSAFIDMPELVGYMRHNYEKWKEYSEQGISTLQDIEKLQQLPEFFVHRFA from the exons AAAGGGGCGCAAGAAATTGGAACATACCCGTTAACGAACAGTGTTCCTGATCTCATTAAG ATATTACTGGTCTTCCCGAAAGATGATCAGCAGATGGACATACTTGCCACCACTTCCAGAAGACTGGGGTGGAGCGTATCGGTGGCAAAAGATGCGGAAGAAGCTGTCGAGTTCTTCCAAAATCGAGGTCACGAGCTAGTGATCATCGATCATCGGGGGCAACGTGGTACCCAAGCCGATGCGATTTGTAG agCGATTAGGTCTAGTCCAGTTTACCATAATACCGTTGTCATAGCTCTTGTAAAAAAATC GTATTTTATGCATACCGAAAAAGATAAAATCGTGTCACTGGATTTGTTAGAAATAGGATTCACCAGA GCTTTAATGGAGTGCTCCCACGAAGGGATATTAATTAACGAATTAGTGGGAATTTATACCAGCACTTTGTTACCAAGAACACAACTAGCGGCTGCTGACGCGTTGTATGTGGCTCTTGACAGATGCCGTGATATGGTACACGTGACAAATGATAAACACATTGTACAG tttgttaataaaattagcGAGAAGTTGTTAGGCTATACGATCACAGAAATATTAGGGAAAAACATCAGTGAGATAGTTCTCTACGAAAATTTCGTAGTGATGGAGCAGCAGATCAGCAAAGGTCACGAATTCGAGGGGAACATGAACTGCAAACGAAAAAATAATCAAATGCTCACTCTCAACTGCAGGATAGTACCTTTCAGTATCACTTTGAA AAAACCAACTCACTACATATACGTGTACGATACGATGTACCTGTCAGAAAATATCGATCCATCGGTCGATAAAGATCAACAACCTGGTCTTCCAAAGCAGAGTACAGTTGCGACACAAAGGCGGACATCTGATATGAAATCAGGCACCAGCGACA gcCGAAGGCGGTCCAGTCTGCGCAAACTGTACAGTTTACAATTGGAAGCACCAATTACAAAAGTGATCACACTTCTTTCTAACGCGATCACGGAGTCGACGAATCCTGAAACAGCTGCACAGATAGACAAG GCAATAGAAATGTTGAAAACTACCGAACTGTACGTGCCACATCTAAGGGAAGATAAAACCTTCACTGACCCCGTGGCTACTGACCTCGTCGGAGCCTTGTTAGCT AAGTCGCCCCGGAAACCATGGGAATCAAGAAGATCGTCGGTGGAGTCAGCACGGTTGTCTACGTACAAAGCTGTCGCTCTGACCTCAGGTTCCTCTCGAATGCAGATCAAAGGATTCAGGGGGCCTCAGGAAATCGCGGAAATATTGGACAAGTGTTTAGATTGGAATTTCGATGTATTCAAACTTGAAGTTCTCACGGAAAAAAG GCCACTATTGTTCCTTGGGATGACAATCATGAATCTGTATCGCGTACCAGCAAGATTAGGCTGCGATGAGAAGGTCGTACAAAATTGGCTAACAGTAATCGAAATGAACTATCGATCTACTAATTGTTATCACAATTCGACTCATGCTGCTGATGTACTACAAGCCACTGCTAGGTTTATGCAGTCCGAAACGTTGAAACAGATTTTGGAACCCTTGGACGAAGTTGCGGCTTTGATTGCTTCTGCTGCGCATGATCTTGATCATCCCGGTAGATCGAG CCAATTTCTCTGCAACGCCGACAGCAAGCTAGCGATCCTCTACAATGATTTGTCCGTGCTTGAGTCACACCATGCAGCGTTAACTTTCAAGCTATCCTTAGAAGAAGACAGTGCGAACATTTTCAAA AACTTGGAACGAGACACATACAAGCTAGTCAGGCAGATAGTCATCGATATGATTCTAGCCACTGAAATGACCAAACACTTTGAACATCTGGCGAGATTCATGAACGTCTGCAGCTCCAGAGTTACGGATAATCAGATGGAA GCTTACTCAGGTAATCTGGACATGTCAGTGGTACTACAGCCAGAAAATGTGGTGCTGGTGAAGAGAATGATGATCAAATGTGCGGATGTGTCGAATCCAACGCGACCACTAAAATATTGCATAGAATGGGCCAGAAGAATCGCCGAAGAGTATTTTAGTCAG ACTGACGAAGAAAAGAGATTGAAGCTGCCAGTATTGATGCCTATGTTCGACAGACAAACATGCTCGATACCAAAATCGCAGATCGGTTTTGTCGATTATATCATCAACGACATGATCGAAACATGGGATGGTCAGTACACGTTTTTACGACTTTGTTATTCCTTCACagttcatttacaaaatacccTTTATTTTTCAGCATTTATCGACATGCCAGAGTTGGTGGGATACATGAGACACAATTACGAGAAATGGAAAGAATATAGT GAACAAGGAATATCGACTTTGCAGGACATCGAAAAGTTGCAACAGCTTCCCGAGTTTTTCGTGCATCGATTCGCGTGA